The Streptomyces sp. NBC_01255 genome window below encodes:
- a CDS encoding rhamnogalacturonan acetylesterase yields MTVGRRAVVTAGAGLALALAGAPAARAQGSPTRGHPPQGHPRMRTVFLAGDSTAAQKYADAAPETGWGMALPFFLHKGLTVANHAVNGRSTKSFLDEGRLDAILTAIRPGDLLLVQFGHNDQKTADPTRYTEPWTTYQDNLRVFVEGARTRGALPVLATSVERRRFAADGTALRTHGAYPAAMRETALEADVPLLDVEALSLALWQRLGPEATKTYFNWTATEQDNTHFNPPGAVEVARLVAAELLRTHVLTPRETRRLDDGIDEIPTDRITWPVSEPVLEES; encoded by the coding sequence GTGACCGTCGGCCGACGCGCGGTGGTCACGGCCGGGGCGGGCCTCGCGCTCGCCCTGGCCGGGGCGCCCGCCGCCCGCGCCCAGGGATCCCCCACCCGAGGACACCCTCCCCAAGGACACCCCCGTATGCGCACCGTCTTCCTCGCGGGCGACTCCACGGCCGCCCAGAAGTACGCCGACGCCGCGCCCGAGACCGGCTGGGGCATGGCGCTCCCCTTCTTCCTGCACAAGGGCCTGACCGTCGCCAACCACGCGGTCAACGGACGCAGCACCAAGAGCTTCCTCGACGAGGGCCGGCTCGACGCGATCCTGACGGCGATACGCCCCGGCGACCTGCTCCTGGTCCAGTTCGGCCACAACGACCAGAAGACCGCCGACCCCACCCGCTACACCGAACCGTGGACCACCTACCAGGACAATCTGCGGGTCTTCGTCGAGGGAGCGCGGACCCGGGGCGCCCTCCCGGTGCTCGCCACCTCCGTCGAGCGGCGGAGGTTCGCCGCCGACGGCACGGCCCTGCGCACGCACGGCGCGTACCCGGCGGCCATGCGGGAGACCGCCCTGGAGGCGGACGTCCCGCTGCTCGACGTCGAGGCGCTGTCCCTGGCGCTGTGGCAGCGGCTCGGCCCCGAGGCCACGAAGACGTACTTCAACTGGACCGCGACCGAGCAGGACAACACCCACTTCAACCCGCCGGGCGCGGTCGAGGTGGCCCGGCTCGTCGCCGCCGAGCTGCTCCGCACGCACGTCCTCACGCCGCGCGAGACGCGCCGCCTGGACGACGGCATCGACGAGATACCCACCGACCGGATCACCTGGCCCGTTTCCGAGCCCGTTCTTGAGGAGAGCTGA
- a CDS encoding carboxylesterase/lipase family protein codes for MVIFDTSHGAVRGFRASAEVVAVLGIPYAAPPFGANRFREPLPAPAWSGVRDCTEFGPVAPQSAELPGSPVWSPGDEDILTVNIWTPVPDGGRLPVLVWIHGGAYTFGSSAQPDFDGTALARAGLVVVTLNYRVGFEGFGHVPAATGATPHPDNRGLLDQVAALRWVRENIAAFGGDPGNVTVAGQSSGAASVACLMVMDRARGLFHRAIAHSAASPHYTLDIAAGTTREVAAAAGCPATAEGLASATPQALVIASDQVVDDYRRDPASGSRHYDPSLYAPVLDGDVLPTDPLTGLAAGAARGVDLLVCHTTEEYWLLDAVGSSAKVTTEEQLARFAEDFGLPDSLVAGYRATMPQAPVLDVYLAVFGDLLFGEYSNRLAEVHARAGGRAFLSRFDRRRTGPDGVVRAWHCADVPFAFGNIDSDCVAFLIGGAPTSADHGLSRRMVRAWADFATTGDPGWPSVDGSAAQAHTWTTDDDPADDRPTADRALWAEADFPVLRP; via the coding sequence ATGGTCATCTTCGATACGTCTCACGGTGCGGTGCGGGGCTTCCGGGCCTCCGCCGAGGTCGTCGCCGTGCTCGGCATCCCTTACGCCGCCCCGCCGTTCGGCGCCAACCGCTTCCGGGAGCCGCTCCCGGCTCCCGCGTGGTCCGGAGTGCGGGACTGCACGGAGTTCGGCCCCGTCGCCCCGCAGTCGGCGGAGCTGCCCGGCTCGCCCGTGTGGTCGCCCGGCGACGAGGACATCCTCACCGTCAACATCTGGACCCCGGTCCCGGACGGCGGTCGTCTGCCCGTCCTGGTCTGGATCCACGGCGGTGCCTACACCTTCGGATCCTCGGCCCAGCCCGACTTCGACGGCACCGCGCTCGCCCGTGCCGGTCTGGTCGTGGTCACGCTCAACTACCGAGTCGGTTTCGAGGGGTTCGGCCACGTCCCCGCCGCCACCGGAGCGACGCCCCACCCGGACAACCGGGGCCTGCTCGACCAGGTCGCTGCCTTGCGCTGGGTCCGTGAGAACATCGCCGCGTTCGGCGGCGATCCCGGGAACGTCACGGTCGCCGGCCAGTCCTCCGGCGCCGCTTCCGTCGCCTGCCTGATGGTGATGGACCGCGCCCGCGGCCTCTTCCACCGCGCCATCGCGCACAGCGCGGCCAGCCCGCACTACACCCTCGACATCGCCGCCGGGACCACCCGTGAGGTCGCCGCGGCGGCGGGCTGCCCCGCCACGGCGGAAGGCCTCGCCTCCGCGACCCCGCAGGCCCTGGTCATCGCCTCCGACCAGGTCGTCGACGACTACCGGCGGGACCCCGCCTCCGGGTCCCGCCACTACGACCCCTCGCTCTACGCCCCCGTCCTCGACGGCGACGTCCTGCCCACCGACCCCCTCACCGGGCTGGCCGCCGGTGCGGCCCGGGGCGTGGACCTGCTGGTCTGCCACACCACGGAGGAGTACTGGCTGCTCGACGCCGTCGGCAGCAGTGCGAAGGTCACCACCGAGGAGCAACTGGCCCGCTTCGCCGAGGACTTCGGACTCCCCGACAGCCTGGTGGCCGGATATCGCGCCACGATGCCCCAGGCCCCGGTGCTCGACGTCTACCTCGCCGTCTTCGGCGACCTCCTGTTCGGGGAGTACAGCAACCGACTCGCCGAGGTGCACGCCCGCGCCGGCGGCCGGGCGTTCCTGTCGCGCTTCGACCGTCGGCGCACCGGCCCGGACGGGGTCGTACGGGCGTGGCACTGCGCGGACGTCCCCTTCGCCTTCGGCAACATCGACAGCGACTGCGTGGCCTTCCTCATCGGCGGCGCCCCCACCTCCGCGGACCACGGACTGTCGCGCCGCATGGTGCGCGCGTGGGCCGACTTCGCCACCACCGGAGACCCGGGATGGCCGTCGGTCGACGGCTCCGCCGCTCAGGCCCACACCTGGACCACCGACGACGATCCCGCCGACGACCGGCCCACCGCTGACCGTGCGCTGTGGGCGGAGGCGGACTTTCCCGTCCTGCGCCCGTGA
- a CDS encoding pectinesterase family protein: protein MPSHHPGADALGRRTLLTAGVGAALALSLPAGTAAAAPNGPFGRFGSPSARLTERTLYVHPGGLGDHTTVQAAVTAASGTGWTLVLAPGTYRETVTVSAARTGMTWIGASGDPRDVVVVYDNAAGTPRPEGGTYGTSGSATTTVQADGFTAQGVTFANDFLRTDLPGNPGTQAVALKVQGDRSAFFHCRFLGHQDTLYADSMSLPSFARQYFAHCYVEGDVDFAFGRATAVFEHCHFRTLVRTDLAGAPYGFVFAPSTAGANPYGFLASRCRITSEAPDGFYKLARPWVPSSDLTAWPSLVVRESVLGSGIDAVAPYANMRDAHPWQAQRFAEYRNTGRGAAVTVPENRPQLAAAQAATATRETYLGDWLPRRPCS, encoded by the coding sequence ATGCCCTCGCACCACCCCGGCGCCGATGCCCTCGGCCGCCGTACCCTTCTCACCGCAGGTGTCGGCGCTGCTCTTGCCCTATCGCTGCCCGCAGGCACGGCGGCGGCAGCACCGAACGGACCCTTCGGACGCTTCGGTTCGCCGTCCGCCCGGCTCACCGAGCGGACGCTGTACGTGCACCCTGGCGGCCTCGGCGACCACACCACCGTCCAGGCCGCGGTCACCGCCGCGAGCGGCACCGGCTGGACGCTGGTGCTCGCCCCCGGGACGTACCGGGAGACGGTCACGGTGAGTGCCGCCCGTACGGGCATGACCTGGATCGGCGCGAGCGGCGACCCCCGGGACGTGGTCGTCGTGTACGACAACGCGGCCGGCACGCCCCGCCCCGAGGGCGGCACCTACGGCACGAGCGGTTCGGCGACCACGACGGTCCAGGCCGACGGCTTCACCGCCCAGGGGGTCACCTTCGCCAACGACTTCCTCCGCACCGACCTCCCCGGGAACCCCGGCACCCAGGCCGTCGCGCTGAAGGTGCAGGGCGACCGCTCGGCCTTCTTCCACTGCCGCTTCCTCGGCCACCAGGACACCCTGTACGCGGACTCGATGTCCCTGCCGTCCTTCGCCCGCCAGTACTTCGCGCACTGCTACGTCGAGGGTGACGTCGACTTCGCCTTTGGCCGCGCGACGGCGGTGTTCGAGCACTGCCACTTCCGTACGCTGGTCCGCACCGATCTGGCGGGCGCCCCGTACGGCTTCGTGTTCGCCCCGTCGACGGCGGGCGCCAACCCGTACGGCTTCCTGGCCTCCCGCTGCCGGATCACCAGCGAGGCGCCCGACGGCTTCTACAAGCTGGCCAGGCCCTGGGTGCCGAGCTCGGACCTGACCGCCTGGCCGTCGCTCGTGGTCCGGGAGAGCGTCCTCGGATCCGGGATCGACGCCGTCGCCCCGTACGCCAACATGCGCGACGCCCATCCGTGGCAGGCGCAGCGCTTCGCCGAGTACCGCAACACCGGCCGGGGCGCGGCGGTCACCGTCCCGGAGAACCGTCCCCAGCTCGCGGCGGCGCAGGCCGCGACGGCGACCCGGGAGACATATCTCGGCGACTGGCTCCCCCGGAGGCCCTGCTCCTGA
- a CDS encoding rhamnogalacturonan lyase B N-terminal domain-containing protein, whose product MRSYDATDATDVADTTPAPPPLRRRTLLGAAVAGTAAAASAGLAPGTAAAAGFGWSDDGTQYVVDTGAGLVFKVAKATGDLTSLVYKGTEYEGYGGKHSHVESGLGASTVTLARTGSTVLVTVVHGTLRHYIAARSGLNNVYLWTDKADTSFTATRFIARLKPGIFPNEGPDSWVEGADTVIEAGDVWQRADGHTRSKHYSGVRVMDYDHIGYTTGSVGLWMIRSNHEKASGGPFYRSLLRHSNELGVGLYEILHYNQSQTEAMRFGLQGPYLLAFTDGGTPAPALFAAHHDTSWVDGLGIPGWVGAAGRGRVAGVGLAGMDADHPYTVGFANADAQYWTRATAGTGAFSCRGMLPGTYTLTVYKGELAVHTGTVTVTAGAATALHTLTLTNDPATAPALWRIGDWDGTPGAFKNAALMTYAHPADVRAASWTGNVVLGGGGDDVAASFPCYLWKGVNDGVLVYFRLTAAQAAAAHTLRIGVTTAFLNGRPQVTVNDWVSAIPSPPTQPATRSLTNGSYRGNNHTFTYVVPASAWKTDPSQYNVLRLNVVSGSSGTGFLSPGTAIDCVDLLP is encoded by the coding sequence ATGCGCTCGTACGACGCCACAGACGCCACAGATGTCGCCGACACCACCCCCGCCCCGCCCCCGCTCCGCCGCCGCACCCTCCTCGGCGCCGCCGTCGCCGGCACGGCCGCCGCCGCCTCCGCGGGCCTCGCGCCCGGCACCGCCGCCGCGGCCGGATTCGGCTGGAGCGACGACGGCACGCAGTACGTCGTCGACACCGGCGCCGGACTCGTGTTCAAGGTCGCGAAGGCGACCGGCGACCTCACGTCCCTCGTCTACAAGGGCACGGAGTACGAGGGGTACGGCGGCAAGCACTCGCACGTCGAGTCCGGCCTCGGCGCCTCCACCGTCACCCTCGCCCGGACCGGCTCCACCGTCCTCGTCACCGTCGTCCACGGCACGCTCCGCCACTACATCGCGGCCCGCTCCGGCCTCAACAACGTCTACCTGTGGACCGACAAGGCCGACACGTCCTTCACCGCCACCCGCTTCATCGCCCGCCTCAAGCCCGGGATCTTCCCGAACGAGGGCCCCGACTCCTGGGTCGAGGGCGCGGACACCGTCATCGAGGCCGGGGACGTCTGGCAGCGCGCCGACGGTCACACCCGCTCCAAGCACTACTCCGGCGTCCGCGTCATGGACTACGACCACATCGGCTACACCACCGGCTCGGTCGGCCTCTGGATGATCCGCTCCAACCACGAGAAGGCCTCGGGCGGCCCGTTCTACCGCTCGCTCCTCCGCCACTCCAACGAACTCGGCGTCGGCCTGTACGAGATCCTCCACTACAACCAGTCCCAGACGGAGGCGATGCGCTTCGGCCTCCAGGGCCCCTATCTGCTCGCCTTCACCGACGGCGGGACGCCCGCCCCGGCGCTCTTCGCCGCGCACCACGACACGTCCTGGGTCGACGGCCTCGGCATCCCCGGCTGGGTCGGCGCGGCGGGCCGCGGCCGGGTCGCGGGCGTCGGCCTCGCGGGCATGGACGCGGACCACCCGTACACCGTCGGCTTCGCCAACGCCGACGCCCAGTACTGGACCCGCGCCACCGCCGGCACCGGCGCCTTCTCCTGCCGGGGGATGCTCCCCGGCACGTACACCCTCACCGTCTACAAGGGCGAACTGGCCGTCCACACCGGCACGGTGACCGTCACGGCCGGCGCCGCCACCGCCCTCCACACCCTCACCCTCACCAACGACCCGGCCACCGCCCCCGCCCTCTGGCGGATCGGCGACTGGGACGGCACGCCCGGCGCGTTCAAGAACGCCGCCCTCATGACGTACGCCCACCCCGCCGACGTACGGGCCGCGTCCTGGACGGGGAACGTCGTGCTCGGCGGAGGCGGTGACGACGTCGCCGCCTCCTTCCCCTGCTACCTCTGGAAGGGTGTGAACGACGGCGTCCTCGTGTACTTCAGGCTCACCGCCGCCCAGGCCGCCGCCGCGCACACCCTCCGGATCGGCGTCACCACGGCCTTCCTCAACGGACGGCCCCAGGTCACCGTCAACGACTGGGTCTCCGCGATCCCTTCGCCGCCGACGCAGCCCGCGACCCGCTCCCTCACCAACGGCTCGTACCGCGGCAACAACCACACCTTCACGTACGTCGTCCCCGCGAGCGCCTGGAAGACCGACCCGAGCCAGTACAACGTGCTCCGGCTGAACGTCGTCAGCGGCTCCTCCGGCACGGGCTTCCTGAGCCCGGGCACCGCGATCGACTGCGTCGACCTGCTGCCCTGA
- a CDS encoding pectate lyase family protein: MNRRKKLGVVAATALALTVTAPAAGAHSGHRPAADPARATLPAGDGWASEGAGTTGGSAADASRVVTVTTWEEFRAALEAPGTEPRIVKVVGTLNATADGCAAFEAPGYDFARYLADYDPAVWGYENGVSGPQEELRAASATAQGQAIKVKVPANTTIVGVGRHAGITGGSLQVQGVDNVIVRNLTLESPLDCFPQWDPTDGATGAWNSEYDSLVVYGSTHVWIDHNTFTDGAHPDSSLPSYYGEVYQQHDGELDVVRGADLVTASWNVFTDHDKTLMIGNSDSAGATDRGKLRVTLHHNLFDKVVERAPRVRFGQVDAYNNHFVVAGPSYVYSLGIGQESQLVAEKNAFTLASDVPAGQILKKWKDAPVTTSGNYVNGRPVDLLAVHNEQFPGEALRADAGWTPVLRTRVDHPLAVPVLVALHSGAGRAR; the protein is encoded by the coding sequence GTGAACAGACGCAAGAAGCTGGGAGTCGTGGCCGCCACCGCGCTGGCCCTGACGGTCACCGCGCCCGCCGCCGGCGCCCACTCCGGCCACCGCCCCGCCGCCGACCCGGCGAGGGCGACCCTGCCGGCCGGCGACGGCTGGGCGTCCGAGGGCGCCGGCACCACCGGCGGATCCGCCGCCGACGCCTCCCGGGTCGTCACCGTCACCACCTGGGAGGAGTTCCGGGCCGCGCTCGAAGCGCCTGGCACCGAGCCCCGGATCGTCAAGGTCGTGGGCACGCTGAACGCGACCGCCGACGGCTGCGCCGCGTTCGAGGCCCCCGGCTACGACTTCGCCCGCTACCTCGCCGACTACGACCCGGCGGTCTGGGGGTACGAGAACGGGGTCAGCGGCCCCCAGGAGGAGCTGCGGGCCGCCTCCGCCACGGCACAGGGGCAGGCCATCAAGGTCAAGGTGCCCGCGAACACCACGATCGTGGGCGTCGGGCGGCACGCGGGGATCACCGGCGGCAGCCTCCAGGTCCAGGGCGTCGACAACGTCATCGTCCGGAACCTGACCCTGGAGAGCCCCCTCGACTGCTTCCCGCAGTGGGACCCGACGGACGGCGCGACCGGGGCGTGGAACTCCGAGTACGACAGCCTCGTCGTGTACGGCTCCACCCACGTCTGGATCGACCACAACACCTTCACCGACGGGGCCCACCCGGACAGTTCGCTGCCCTCGTACTACGGGGAGGTCTACCAGCAGCACGACGGCGAGCTGGACGTCGTGCGCGGCGCGGACCTCGTCACGGCCTCCTGGAACGTCTTCACCGACCACGACAAGACCCTGATGATCGGCAACAGCGACAGCGCGGGCGCCACCGACCGGGGCAAGCTGCGCGTCACCCTCCACCACAACCTCTTCGACAAGGTCGTGGAGCGGGCGCCCCGGGTGCGCTTCGGGCAGGTCGACGCGTACAACAACCACTTCGTGGTCGCCGGCCCGTCCTACGTGTACAGCCTGGGCATCGGCCAGGAGTCCCAGCTCGTCGCCGAGAAGAACGCGTTCACGCTCGCCTCCGACGTGCCCGCCGGGCAGATCCTGAAGAAGTGGAAGGACGCGCCGGTCACGACCTCCGGCAACTACGTCAACGGCCGTCCCGTCGACCTGCTCGCCGTCCACAACGAGCAGTTCCCCGGGGAGGCCCTGCGCGCGGACGCGGGCTGGACGCCGGTCCTGCGCACTCGTGTGGACCACCCGCTGGCCGTCCCGGTCCTCGTCGCCCTCCACTCGGGCGCCGGCCGCGCGCGCTGA
- a CDS encoding permease prefix domain 1-containing protein yields the protein MTAPTADPLDGYVAELTAALHGPARAKTRLIEEIRGGLADTADSHAEQGSPYPDAIRAAVREFGTVEELVPSCQRELTLAQARHTARAVALTAPFLIACWYLAGTSAPDQAGAQLLAAHLAGVAIAATLLSAAALAVTGTLARRLPTPPRLPLFVAWTGTTAGIAMAVTTLALAVASALATNWPLLAFAGALTAASHAVVATTARACRRCARLPVSRTARLG from the coding sequence GTGACCGCCCCCACGGCCGATCCCCTGGACGGGTACGTCGCCGAGCTGACCGCAGCCCTGCACGGCCCGGCCCGCGCCAAGACCCGGCTGATCGAGGAGATCCGCGGCGGACTCGCCGACACCGCGGACTCCCATGCCGAGCAGGGCAGCCCGTATCCGGACGCGATCCGCGCGGCGGTGCGGGAGTTCGGGACCGTCGAGGAGCTCGTACCGAGCTGCCAGCGCGAGCTGACCCTCGCCCAGGCCCGGCACACCGCCAGGGCCGTCGCGCTCACCGCCCCCTTCCTCATCGCCTGCTGGTACCTGGCCGGGACCTCCGCCCCCGACCAGGCCGGCGCTCAGCTGCTCGCCGCGCACCTGGCCGGTGTCGCGATCGCCGCCACGCTGCTCTCCGCCGCGGCCCTGGCCGTCACCGGCACCCTCGCCCGCCGGCTACCCACCCCGCCCCGGCTGCCGCTCTTCGTCGCCTGGACCGGGACCACCGCCGGCATCGCCATGGCCGTCACGACACTCGCGCTCGCCGTCGCCTCGGCCCTCGCCACGAACTGGCCGCTGCTCGCCTTCGCGGGAGCCCTCACGGCCGCCTCGCACGCGGTCGTGGCGACCACCGCCCGGGCTTGCCGCCGCTGCGCCCGCCTGCCGGTGAGCAGGACGGCGCGGCTCGGCTGA
- a CDS encoding ABC transporter substrate-binding protein produces MTIFPGGRRRAALALALSGVLALTATACGDDGSGGGGDKGTEGSGTGKITFWDNNGGVRTDVWKEIIADFEKANPDIDVEYVGVASKEVQSKYDTAIQGGGLPDVGGVGAAMLAGIAAQNALEPLDARVEDSALKGKLNTGMVDSVKAAGGQDKLFTVPTSASNGVLYYRTDLFKAAGLAEPTTWSAFYAAAEKLTAKDKNRFGYTIRGGAGSVAQALDAMYGQSGITDFWNGDKTTVNDPKNVAALEKYAGLFKKTTPAADVNNDFTKMVAQWDSGEIGMLNHNLGSYQDHVKALGTEKFRGIPNPTLDDGTRVQVSNPVDGLGLFSSSKNKAAAWKFIEFAASHESNSKWNKSAGAIPANTEAAKDAWIQEAEPTKLAADVLFSGKASIVQLPYYLPDWNTISKADNEAAFQKVLLGKATAKEFLDTLAEQLNAAQAEWKQQKQ; encoded by the coding sequence ATGACCATCTTCCCCGGCGGACGGCGCAGAGCCGCCCTCGCCCTCGCCCTGTCCGGCGTCCTCGCCCTGACCGCCACCGCCTGCGGTGACGACGGCAGCGGCGGAGGCGGCGACAAGGGTACGGAGGGATCGGGCACAGGCAAGATCACCTTCTGGGACAACAACGGCGGCGTCCGCACCGATGTCTGGAAGGAGATCATCGCGGACTTCGAGAAGGCGAACCCGGACATCGACGTCGAGTACGTCGGCGTGGCCTCCAAGGAGGTGCAGTCCAAGTACGACACCGCCATCCAGGGCGGCGGCCTGCCGGACGTCGGCGGTGTCGGCGCGGCCATGCTCGCCGGGATCGCCGCGCAGAACGCCCTGGAGCCGCTGGACGCCCGGGTCGAGGACAGCGCGCTCAAGGGCAAGCTGAACACCGGGATGGTCGACAGCGTCAAGGCCGCCGGCGGCCAGGACAAGCTGTTCACGGTCCCCACCTCCGCCAGCAACGGCGTCCTCTACTACCGCACCGACCTGTTCAAGGCGGCCGGTCTGGCCGAGCCCACCACCTGGTCGGCGTTCTACGCGGCGGCCGAGAAGCTCACCGCCAAGGACAAGAACCGTTTCGGCTACACGATCCGCGGCGGCGCCGGCTCCGTCGCGCAGGCCCTCGACGCGATGTACGGCCAGAGCGGCATCACCGACTTCTGGAACGGCGACAAGACCACCGTCAACGACCCCAAGAACGTGGCGGCCCTGGAGAAGTACGCGGGCCTGTTCAAGAAGACCACCCCGGCGGCCGACGTCAACAACGACTTCACCAAGATGGTCGCCCAGTGGGACAGCGGCGAGATCGGCATGCTGAACCACAACCTGGGCTCGTACCAGGACCATGTGAAGGCGCTCGGCACGGAGAAGTTCCGGGGCATCCCGAACCCGACCCTCGACGACGGCACCCGTGTGCAGGTCTCCAACCCGGTCGACGGCCTCGGCCTCTTCTCGTCGAGCAAGAACAAGGCCGCCGCCTGGAAGTTCATCGAGTTCGCGGCCTCGCACGAGTCCAACAGCAAGTGGAACAAGTCGGCCGGGGCGATCCCCGCCAACACGGAGGCCGCGAAGGACGCGTGGATCCAGGAGGCCGAGCCGACCAAGCTCGCCGCCGACGTCCTCTTCAGCGGCAAGGCCTCGATCGTGCAGCTGCCGTACTACCTGCCCGACTGGAACACCATCTCCAAGGCCGACAACGAGGCCGCCTTCCAGAAGGTCCTGCTCGGGAAGGCCACGGCCAAGGAGTTCCTCGACACCCTCGCCGAGCAGCTGAACGCGGCCCAGGCCGAGTGGAAGCAGCAGAAGCAGTGA
- a CDS encoding PadR family transcriptional regulator, with translation MKADAVRGHLDGLLLAVLEQGPLHGYAIIAAVQHRSGGVLELRTGTIYPALQRLERLGLLSSSWQSSGERRRRAYELTEAGRQTLAGERTAWSEFTAAIGSVLNPTTPQPGLAT, from the coding sequence ATGAAGGCGGATGCGGTACGAGGACACCTGGACGGACTGCTGCTCGCGGTGCTCGAACAGGGCCCGCTGCACGGGTACGCGATCATCGCCGCGGTCCAGCACCGCAGCGGCGGCGTGCTCGAACTGCGTACGGGCACGATCTATCCGGCGCTGCAGCGGCTGGAGCGGCTCGGACTCCTGAGCAGCAGCTGGCAGTCGTCCGGCGAGCGGCGCCGGCGCGCCTACGAGCTCACCGAGGCGGGCCGGCAGACCCTGGCGGGCGAGCGGACGGCGTGGAGCGAGTTCACCGCCGCGATCGGCTCGGTCCTGAACCCGACCACCCCGCAGCCCGGGCTCGCCACGTGA
- a CDS encoding glycoside hydrolase family 43 protein codes for MSGARTAAPPAATGDLGDGTYRNPVLAADWSDPDVVRVGEDYYLTASSFGRAPGLPLLHSRDLVNWTLVGHALERLEPAAAFTAPRHDRGVWAPSLRRHDGRFWIFWGDPDHGIFQVNSPSVRGPWTAPHLVKSGLGLIDACPLWDEESGEAYLVHGWAKSRAGFNNRLTGHRMSPDGTKVLDEGRVLVDADLIPGWFTLEGPKLYRHDGWFWILAPAGGVATGWQGAFRSRSFHGPYEERTVLAQGDTDVNGPHQGGWVRTQRGEDWFLHFQQSGAHGRLVHLQPMRWGADGWPVLGDGGAPVRVHRKPDLPEQPPSRPAVDDTFPGGRFGRQWQWTANPDEGWATQHAGDGLRLGCVRTERLDDLRSVPHVLTQRLPAGACTVEVGLRLDGEAAGARAGLVVLGDAYAWIGLERAPDGTVRLTHRFAPANADRERDAAHSRPVAGDRVLLRIDVTADARCRFSYSSDDTEGPVRLGPEFAATPWRWVGALLGLFAGAPEGTGHAGTAVFSAFRVTA; via the coding sequence GTGAGCGGAGCCCGTACGGCGGCCCCGCCGGCCGCCACCGGCGACCTGGGCGACGGTACGTACCGCAATCCGGTCCTCGCGGCCGACTGGTCGGACCCCGACGTCGTCCGGGTCGGCGAGGACTACTACCTGACGGCGTCCAGCTTCGGCCGCGCCCCCGGGCTTCCGCTGCTGCACTCCCGGGACCTGGTCAACTGGACCCTCGTGGGCCACGCCCTGGAGCGGCTCGAACCGGCCGCCGCGTTCACGGCGCCCCGGCACGACCGCGGGGTCTGGGCGCCTTCCCTGCGCCGGCACGACGGCCGGTTCTGGATCTTCTGGGGCGACCCCGACCACGGCATCTTCCAGGTCAACTCCCCTTCGGTGCGCGGGCCGTGGACCGCTCCGCACCTGGTGAAGTCGGGGCTCGGGCTCATCGACGCCTGTCCGCTGTGGGACGAGGAGTCCGGCGAGGCGTACCTCGTCCACGGGTGGGCGAAATCCCGCGCCGGGTTCAACAACCGGCTCACCGGGCACCGGATGAGCCCCGACGGCACGAAGGTCCTCGACGAGGGCAGGGTCCTCGTGGACGCCGACCTGATCCCGGGCTGGTTCACCCTGGAGGGCCCGAAGCTGTACCGGCACGACGGCTGGTTCTGGATCCTCGCCCCGGCCGGGGGCGTGGCCACCGGCTGGCAGGGCGCCTTCCGGTCACGCTCGTTCCACGGCCCGTACGAGGAGCGGACCGTCCTCGCGCAGGGCGACACCGACGTGAACGGCCCCCACCAGGGCGGCTGGGTGCGCACCCAGCGCGGTGAGGACTGGTTCCTGCACTTCCAGCAGTCGGGCGCGCACGGCCGGCTCGTCCACCTCCAGCCGATGCGCTGGGGCGCGGACGGCTGGCCGGTGCTCGGCGACGGAGGCGCGCCCGTCCGCGTCCACCGCAAGCCGGACCTGCCGGAACAGCCGCCCTCGCGGCCCGCGGTCGACGACACCTTCCCCGGCGGGCGGTTCGGCCGCCAGTGGCAGTGGACCGCCAACCCGGACGAGGGCTGGGCAACCCAGCACGCGGGCGACGGCCTGCGCCTCGGCTGTGTCCGTACGGAGCGGCTCGACGATCTGCGGAGCGTGCCGCACGTCCTCACCCAGCGGCTGCCGGCCGGGGCGTGCACGGTCGAGGTGGGGCTGCGGCTCGACGGCGAGGCGGCCGGGGCCCGCGCGGGGCTCGTGGTCCTCGGCGACGCGTACGCCTGGATCGGTCTGGAACGCGCCCCGGACGGCACGGTCCGGCTGACGCACCGCTTCGCCCCGGCCAACGCCGACCGCGAGCGGGACGCCGCCCACTCCCGGCCGGTGGCCGGGGACCGGGTCCTGCTGCGGATCGACGTCACGGCGGACGCACGCTGCCGGTTCTCGTACTCCTCCGACGACACCGAGGGCCCGGTCCGCCTCGGGCCGGAGTTCGCCGCCACGCCCTGGCGCTGGGTCGGTGCGCTGCTCGGTCTGTTCGCGGGCGCGCCGGAAGGCACGGGACACGCCGGGACGGCCGTGTTCTCCGCGTTCCGCGTCACCGCCTGA